A window of Pedobacter lusitanus contains these coding sequences:
- a CDS encoding ABC transporter ATP-binding protein produces the protein MKEQIGTDKKNSPGIFSLLKPYRAMVILLILFALFSNGLNLWLPRMIGHSIDAYNSGSFSYKTIIAEFTSVAVIIFIFSYLQGIVQTFASEKVAKDLRTRITRKISDQSFAFIEKTNPSKLLTNLTSDVDSVKLFISQAIVSIISSVFIIIGATVLLLSINWKLGLTTICIIPIIGGAYYVVLGKVKVLFKKSREVIDWLNKVINESILGAALIRVINSQQLEYDKFFNASTQAKNIGVSILRLFAWLIPIIVFTANMAGLTILALGGHFVIKGSMSIGDFAAFNSYLALLIFPILVIGFMSNVIAQATASFGRISQVLDAKDPEETGTIIENLTGAIEVQHVSIAYGEKFSLKDVSFSVKPGAKIAIIGPTAAGKSQLLYLLTGLIQASTGKVLYDGNAIEEYKSEAFYEQVGFVFQDSIMFNMSIRENIAFSDIVTDESLEKSIATAELKDFINTLPDGLNTKVSERGLSLSGGQKQRIMLARALALNPKILLLDDFTARVDPQTEQKILANIAANYPGLTLISVTQKIAAVEHYEQIILLMQGELLAAGTHQELMTKCPEYVQIFNSQQSTANYEL, from the coding sequence ATGAAAGAACAAATCGGTACTGATAAAAAGAATTCTCCGGGTATCTTCAGTCTGCTAAAACCCTACCGGGCGATGGTCATCCTGCTTATTCTGTTTGCTTTATTCAGCAATGGTTTAAACTTATGGCTGCCCAGGATGATTGGTCACAGCATTGATGCGTATAATTCAGGGAGCTTCTCTTATAAAACTATCATCGCAGAGTTTACCTCAGTGGCAGTGATCATTTTTATATTCAGTTATTTGCAGGGGATAGTACAAACTTTTGCATCTGAAAAGGTAGCAAAGGATCTGAGAACCAGAATTACCAGGAAAATTTCGGATCAGAGTTTTGCATTTATTGAAAAGACCAATCCATCAAAATTACTGACTAACCTTACTTCTGATGTTGATTCAGTAAAGCTTTTTATTTCACAGGCTATTGTCTCTATAATTTCTTCTGTTTTTATTATTATCGGTGCCACGGTTTTACTGCTGAGCATTAACTGGAAACTGGGTTTAACAACGATTTGTATTATCCCAATCATCGGTGGTGCGTATTATGTTGTATTGGGAAAAGTAAAAGTCTTGTTTAAAAAGAGCAGGGAAGTTATTGACTGGTTAAACAAGGTGATTAATGAAAGTATCCTTGGTGCTGCACTGATTCGTGTCATTAATTCCCAGCAGCTGGAATATGACAAGTTTTTCAATGCCAGTACACAGGCGAAAAATATTGGTGTTTCTATACTTCGTTTATTTGCATGGCTTATTCCAATTATAGTTTTTACAGCAAACATGGCCGGATTGACTATTCTGGCTTTAGGTGGGCATTTTGTAATTAAGGGAAGTATGTCCATTGGTGATTTTGCTGCATTTAACAGTTATCTTGCCTTATTGATTTTTCCAATCCTGGTTATAGGTTTTATGAGTAATGTAATTGCACAGGCAACAGCATCCTTTGGAAGAATTAGTCAGGTGCTGGATGCAAAAGATCCGGAAGAAACCGGAACCATCATAGAAAATCTGACCGGGGCTATAGAAGTTCAGCATGTTAGTATCGCCTATGGGGAGAAGTTTTCGCTGAAAGACGTTTCTTTCAGTGTAAAACCAGGAGCCAAAATTGCCATTATAGGACCTACTGCAGCAGGAAAATCACAATTACTTTATCTTCTTACAGGTCTTATACAGGCGAGTACCGGTAAAGTTTTATATGATGGCAATGCTATTGAAGAATATAAATCTGAAGCTTTTTATGAACAGGTAGGTTTCGTATTTCAGGATAGTATTATGTTTAACATGAGCATCCGGGAAAATATAGCTTTCAGTGACATTGTAACTGATGAGTCACTGGAAAAGTCCATTGCAACTGCAGAGCTGAAAGACTTCATCAATACTTTACCTGATGGCTTAAATACAAAGGTGTCAGAACGGGGTTTAAGTCTTTCTGGTGGGCAGAAACAGCGGATTATGCTGGCCAGAGCACTGGCATTAAACCCTAAGATTCTATTGCTTGATGATTTTACTGCAAGGGTAGATCCGCAGACAGAACAGAAAATATTAGCTAATATTGCGGCAAATTATCCGGGATTGACATTAATTTCTGTTACGCAGAAGATAGCGGCAGTAGAACATTACGAACAAATTATTCTGTTAATGCAAGGCGAATTGCTGGCTGCAGGAACCCATCAGGAACTGATGACCAAATGCCCTGAATACGTACAGATTTTTAACTCTCAACAAAGTACCGCCAACTATGAATTATAA
- a CDS encoding carboxy terminal-processing peptidase produces the protein MLKRILLAIFTAAVLACQATPKPQKLVEGIPNIKPDEKQSLVCRQVVALIENYSYKRLSVNDSISSLVLDKYIKALDPYRNYFLASDIKDFEQFRTTLDDAFRTGDLSAPFYIFNVYSKRYNETLNYAIAHIKDKYDFNQQDTYFFDRANMPWITSVAALNDVWKKKVKYELVNLRLAGTDEAKAAVSLTKRYQNLKLQSSKLNNQDVFQVIMDAFTGAIDPHTNYFNPANASEFNEQMSRSIEGIGAYLQSENDVLKIAEVTPGGPAFKSKLLHAGDRIIGVAQETGDFEDIIGWRLDNAVAKIKGPKGTKVRLKIIPVGHDMSSKPVIVEIIREKIVMEDQSAKKEVKTIQSNGKPYKIGIITVPAFYADAKAAIAGDPNYKSTTRDVRLLIDTLKGKDKVDAIVMDLRSNGGGSLMEAIDLTGLFIDKGPVVQVKDVKGEVEVNGDEHPGALWSGPFGVLVDRTTASASEIFAGAIQDYGRGIIIGTQTFGKGTVQQPIDLNKLVNPSILQRLASFVQKGKPGSGKTVKGENDIPQLGQINLTIAKFYRVNGSSTQHKGVMPDITLPSFYPMDKVGEDTESSALPWDEVQKSDFVAVADLSAMKAELVKLHDARMEKSLDYKTLIQDLADMKKRSLETSVTLNENKLKAERDSLEVKALEKINRLRASRGLAPVKKGDKIKKAENFDFQEDETLKVMADYIQLKAVV, from the coding sequence ATGTTGAAAAGAATATTACTCGCAATCTTTACAGCTGCCGTATTAGCTTGTCAGGCTACCCCAAAACCGCAAAAGCTGGTTGAAGGTATCCCCAATATTAAACCTGATGAGAAACAAAGTCTGGTATGCAGACAGGTAGTTGCTCTGATAGAAAATTACAGCTATAAAAGACTGTCGGTAAATGATTCTATTTCTTCGCTCGTGCTGGATAAATATATCAAAGCACTGGATCCATACAGAAATTATTTCCTGGCATCTGATATTAAGGATTTTGAGCAATTCCGTACAACACTTGATGATGCTTTCAGAACAGGAGACCTGAGTGCTCCGTTTTATATCTTTAATGTTTATTCTAAAAGATATAATGAGACGCTTAATTATGCGATAGCTCATATTAAGGACAAGTATGATTTTAATCAGCAGGATACTTACTTTTTTGACAGGGCAAATATGCCGTGGATAACGTCAGTTGCTGCATTAAATGATGTCTGGAAAAAAAAGGTTAAGTATGAACTGGTCAATCTCAGACTTGCCGGAACAGATGAAGCTAAAGCTGCCGTATCGCTGACCAAAAGATATCAGAACCTTAAACTGCAGTCTTCAAAATTAAATAATCAGGATGTATTCCAGGTTATTATGGATGCATTTACCGGAGCTATAGACCCGCATACCAATTATTTTAACCCGGCTAATGCAAGTGAGTTCAATGAACAGATGTCACGTTCTATAGAAGGAATCGGGGCTTATCTGCAATCAGAAAATGATGTACTGAAGATTGCTGAAGTTACTCCGGGCGGACCGGCTTTTAAAAGTAAACTGCTCCATGCAGGTGACAGAATAATTGGTGTTGCACAGGAAACCGGAGACTTTGAAGATATTATTGGCTGGAGACTGGACAATGCGGTTGCTAAAATAAAAGGTCCGAAAGGTACCAAAGTAAGACTGAAAATTATTCCTGTTGGGCATGATATGTCCTCAAAACCTGTTATCGTAGAGATTATAAGAGAGAAAATTGTAATGGAAGATCAATCGGCTAAAAAAGAAGTAAAGACGATACAATCTAACGGCAAACCTTATAAAATAGGGATCATTACTGTTCCTGCTTTTTATGCTGATGCTAAAGCTGCTATTGCCGGTGATCCTAATTATAAAAGTACAACCAGGGACGTCAGATTATTGATTGATACACTGAAAGGTAAGGATAAAGTTGATGCCATTGTAATGGATCTGCGTTCAAACGGTGGTGGTTCATTAATGGAAGCCATTGACCTTACGGGATTATTTATTGATAAGGGCCCTGTCGTTCAGGTTAAAGATGTAAAAGGGGAGGTAGAAGTAAATGGTGATGAACATCCGGGAGCATTATGGAGCGGACCTTTTGGTGTTCTGGTAGATCGTACAACGGCTTCAGCATCTGAGATCTTTGCTGGTGCCATACAGGACTATGGAAGAGGAATAATTATTGGTACACAGACCTTTGGTAAAGGAACTGTACAACAACCTATTGATTTAAACAAATTGGTTAATCCTTCTATCCTGCAGCGTCTGGCCAGTTTTGTTCAGAAAGGTAAACCTGGTTCCGGTAAAACGGTAAAGGGTGAAAATGATATCCCGCAATTGGGGCAGATTAATTTAACCATAGCTAAGTTTTATCGCGTGAATGGCAGTAGTACTCAGCATAAAGGAGTAATGCCGGATATTACTTTACCATCTTTTTATCCAATGGATAAGGTAGGAGAGGATACTGAATCTTCGGCCCTGCCATGGGATGAGGTGCAAAAATCAGATTTTGTGGCTGTTGCTGATTTATCAGCAATGAAAGCAGAACTGGTTAAACTTCATGATGCGAGAATGGAAAAATCTCTGGATTATAAAACTCTTATTCAGGATCTTGCTGATATGAAGAAACGAAGTCTGGAAACATCGGTTACTTTAAATGAGAACAAACTAAAAGCTGAAAGAGATAGTCTGGAAGTGAAGGCGCTGGAAAAAATTAACAGGCTGAGAGCCTCAAGAGGCCTGGCACCGGTTAAAAAAGGAGATAAGATTAAGAAAGCTGAAAATTTTGATTTTCAGGAGGATGAAACACTAAAGGTAATGGCTGATTATATCCAGCTGAAAGCTGTGGTATAA
- a CDS encoding sulfate adenylyltransferase subunit 1, whose product MNILKFFTAGSVDDGKSTLIGRLLYDTDSILADQLEALQQSNRKNDDGTIDLAILTDGLRAEREQGITIDVAYKYFQTEKRKFIIADTPGHIQYTRNMVTGASTANLAIILVDARNGVVEQTIRHSYLVSLLGVSHVVICINKMDMEGYSEDVFNTITDNYKKMAAKLNLQDITFIPVSALKGDNIVHTSEHMPWYKGTSLLDFLETVEVTANQDLHYARMPVQWVIRPQTEELHDYRGYAGRVLSGTFKVNDLVTVLPSGNSSVIDRIEVFDQLPEEVTAGMSVTLHLKDNIDISRGDVLVNSAYLPQRSQLIEADLCWMDNKPMDDSITYFLQHNSKLTKCKIREILHKVNINTLEKEETHEFKLNDIGRVVIKTADELAFDLYTDNKANGSAILIDGRTNLTVGALMFRAVVE is encoded by the coding sequence ATGAATATACTTAAGTTTTTTACAGCAGGAAGTGTTGATGACGGGAAAAGTACCCTGATCGGCAGATTATTATATGATACAGATTCTATTCTGGCCGATCAGCTGGAAGCATTACAGCAGTCAAACCGTAAAAATGATGACGGCACGATTGATCTGGCCATTTTAACTGATGGACTCCGGGCAGAAAGGGAGCAGGGGATTACAATTGATGTGGCCTATAAGTACTTTCAAACCGAAAAAAGGAAGTTTATTATTGCCGATACACCTGGTCATATTCAGTATACACGTAATATGGTTACCGGAGCATCTACCGCAAATCTGGCTATCATTCTGGTAGATGCAAGAAATGGAGTGGTTGAGCAGACAATCCGACATTCTTATCTTGTCTCTCTTTTAGGCGTGAGTCATGTAGTCATTTGTATAAATAAAATGGACATGGAAGGATACAGTGAAGATGTCTTTAATACAATCACTGATAATTATAAAAAAATGGCTGCCAAACTGAATTTGCAGGACATTACTTTTATCCCGGTAAGTGCCCTGAAAGGCGATAATATTGTTCATACTTCTGAACATATGCCGTGGTATAAAGGAACCAGTTTACTGGATTTTCTGGAAACTGTAGAAGTGACTGCCAACCAGGATCTGCACTATGCAAGGATGCCTGTACAATGGGTTATCCGTCCACAAACTGAAGAACTGCATGATTACAGAGGATATGCCGGAAGAGTACTAAGCGGTACGTTTAAAGTTAATGATCTGGTAACTGTATTACCTTCCGGAAACAGCTCGGTAATTGACAGAATTGAAGTCTTTGATCAGCTCCCTGAAGAGGTTACCGCAGGCATGTCAGTTACTTTACATCTTAAAGATAATATTGATATCAGCAGAGGTGACGTATTGGTCAATTCAGCCTATCTGCCACAACGTTCTCAATTGATAGAGGCTGATCTTTGCTGGATGGATAATAAGCCGATGGATGATTCTATTACTTATTTCTTACAGCATAACAGTAAACTAACCAAGTGTAAAATCAGAGAGATTCTGCATAAAGTGAACATCAATACTTTAGAAAAAGAGGAAACACATGAGTTTAAACTCAATGATATAGGCCGTGTTGTGATTAAGACCGCTGACGAACTGGCCTTTGATTTATACACGGATAATAAAGCCAATGGCTCTGCAATATTGATTGACGGACGTACCAATTTAACAGTGGGTGCATTGATGTTCAGAGCAGTTGTTGAGTAA
- a CDS encoding gluconate:H+ symporter: MDLLLVLFGIIILLILILKKVNPMLALLIVAVVTGLMLGLPVQHVMTSVSKGIGSTMGDMVMVLALGAMVGKLAEDSGAAKKIVFVLIRTFGIKNIQWAVLLTGILVGIPLFYNAGFVVLIPLVFTIASAAKLPKLYVGIPMAAALSVTHGFLPPHPGPVALASIFHADIGRTLVYGLIISIPVAIIAGVFFPKAIIKLPAGKREQQKIDLQGEENLPSALKSFIIALSPIFFIVVGTVGILMTTNPAVQHILTFIANPTVALTMAIIITIFIQHIPMQKAMDSCVEGVKSIAMIILIIAAGGAFKQILVDSGIGDQVKVLTAGLHISPLVLGWLIAALLRVTLGSATVAALTASGMVIPFITAGASPELMVLAVGAGSLMFSHVNDTGFWMFKEYFNLSLKETFKTWTVMETLVSVMGLLGVIILNQFV; this comes from the coding sequence ATGGACTTATTACTGGTACTGTTTGGGATCATTATCCTGCTGATCCTGATCCTTAAAAAAGTAAACCCAATGCTTGCACTGCTTATTGTAGCAGTAGTAACTGGACTGATGCTGGGTTTACCTGTACAGCATGTCATGACTTCGGTGAGCAAAGGTATTGGCAGTACTATGGGAGATATGGTTATGGTACTTGCATTAGGCGCTATGGTAGGTAAACTTGCTGAGGATAGTGGTGCTGCAAAGAAAATCGTATTTGTACTGATCAGGACTTTCGGGATTAAAAACATACAATGGGCAGTACTACTGACGGGTATACTGGTCGGAATTCCATTATTTTATAATGCGGGTTTTGTTGTATTGATTCCACTGGTATTTACCATTGCCTCTGCTGCTAAACTGCCTAAATTATACGTAGGTATCCCAATGGCAGCAGCATTGTCTGTTACACATGGTTTTTTACCCCCACATCCCGGACCGGTTGCTTTAGCAAGTATTTTTCATGCGGACATTGGCCGTACGCTGGTATATGGTCTGATCATCAGTATTCCTGTCGCCATAATTGCCGGGGTATTTTTTCCTAAAGCAATTATTAAATTACCTGCAGGAAAAAGAGAACAGCAGAAAATTGATCTGCAGGGAGAAGAGAATCTGCCTTCGGCTTTGAAAAGCTTTATTATTGCACTTTCGCCAATATTTTTTATTGTGGTTGGTACTGTTGGTATTTTAATGACTACAAATCCTGCTGTACAGCATATACTCACCTTTATTGCGAATCCTACGGTAGCTTTAACAATGGCTATCATCATTACGATATTTATACAACATATCCCGATGCAAAAGGCAATGGATTCCTGTGTGGAAGGTGTTAAGAGTATAGCTATGATTATCCTGATTATTGCAGCCGGAGGTGCATTTAAACAGATTCTTGTTGATAGCGGAATTGGTGACCAGGTGAAAGTTCTGACCGCTGGTCTGCATATTTCACCTTTGGTACTGGGTTGGCTGATTGCTGCTTTACTGCGTGTCACACTGGGCTCTGCAACTGTTGCCGCTCTTACTGCTTCGGGGATGGTCATCCCGTTTATTACTGCCGGTGCTTCACCTGAGTTGATGGTTCTGGCAGTTGGTGCCGGAAGTCTGATGTTTTCTCATGTCAATGACACAGGTTTCTGGATGTTTAAGGAATATTTTAATCTGAGTTTAAAAGAAACCTTTAAAACCTGGACGGTTATGGAAACACTGGTCTCAGTAATGGGGCTGTTAGGGGTAATTATCCTGAATCAGTTTGTTTAG
- a CDS encoding DUF2490 domain-containing protein: MKRNSFFLLIVLCFFGTTINAQTNYQNSGWLFLLNNTKINKKWGTHLDIQLRSADNWNNVKNFLFRPGITYFLNDKNDITLGYLLSETHNQVDDLGEHKLTEHRIWQQYIHKHKISTINVSHRFRLEQRFAEKIRNEDIFAQRFRYFVRFIIPLKKEVKNFEEGLFAALQNELFFNVQNKDKLNGHFFDQNRAYGALGYRFSKKFDLEAGYLNQAVKGASNNSVNNVIQLAVYTRF; this comes from the coding sequence ATGAAACGTAATTCTTTTTTTTTGCTGATTGTACTCTGCTTTTTTGGCACGACAATCAATGCTCAGACTAATTATCAGAATAGTGGCTGGTTATTCTTACTCAATAATACTAAAATTAATAAAAAATGGGGTACACATCTCGATATTCAGCTCAGAAGTGCAGATAACTGGAATAATGTCAAAAACTTTCTTTTCAGACCGGGGATAACTTATTTCCTGAATGATAAAAATGATATTACCCTTGGCTATTTACTAAGTGAAACCCATAATCAGGTGGATGACTTAGGTGAACATAAACTAACTGAGCACAGAATCTGGCAGCAGTACATTCATAAACATAAAATCAGCACAATTAATGTAAGTCACAGGTTCAGACTGGAACAAAGATTTGCAGAAAAAATCCGGAACGAAGACATATTTGCACAACGTTTCAGATATTTTGTCCGTTTTATCATTCCCTTGAAAAAAGAAGTTAAAAACTTTGAAGAAGGTTTATTCGCAGCTCTGCAAAACGAACTTTTCTTTAATGTTCAGAATAAAGACAAACTGAATGGTCATTTCTTTGATCAGAACAGGGCCTACGGTGCTTTAGGATACCGGTTTAGCAAGAAATTCGATCTGGAGGCCGGCTATTTAAACCAAGCTGTAAAAGGAGCCAGTAATAACTCTGTAAATAATGTAATTCAACTGGCTGTATATACCAGGTTTTAA
- a CDS encoding Fpg/Nei family DNA glycosylase, translated as MPELPDLEIFSRNLEQHLKGKQLKEIVVKNSKKLNVSVKELNLSLQNQKIINVSRSGKELYFEFENNAILSLHMMLKGELHLLKKEESPKHVIMEMHFQDGMRFCLSDFQGMAKAALNPVEDQAPDALANEIDEHFFKKIFASKKAAVKNVLLDQHIIRGIGNAYADEILWEAGISPFSAASKIPDAKLKDLAKAVRHVLKNAVEQISRTHPAIISGEVRDFLKIHSSKKTHSPSGVPIIIVKTGARKTYYTEEQEIFN; from the coding sequence ATGCCTGAATTACCTGATTTAGAAATTTTCAGCCGCAATCTTGAGCAACATTTAAAAGGAAAGCAGCTGAAAGAGATAGTTGTGAAAAATAGTAAGAAACTGAATGTCTCAGTTAAGGAATTGAATCTTTCTCTTCAGAATCAAAAGATCATAAATGTATCCCGTTCTGGCAAAGAATTGTATTTTGAGTTTGAAAACAACGCCATCCTGAGTTTACATATGATGCTGAAAGGAGAGCTTCATTTGCTGAAAAAAGAGGAAAGCCCAAAACACGTAATTATGGAGATGCATTTTCAGGATGGTATGCGTTTTTGCTTATCTGATTTTCAGGGTATGGCAAAGGCGGCGTTAAATCCGGTTGAAGATCAGGCTCCTGATGCATTAGCGAATGAGATAGATGAACATTTTTTCAAAAAGATTTTTGCTTCCAAAAAAGCAGCAGTCAAAAATGTACTGTTAGATCAGCATATCATCCGTGGAATAGGTAACGCCTATGCGGATGAGATCTTATGGGAAGCAGGAATTTCTCCATTTTCTGCAGCCAGTAAAATACCTGACGCAAAGCTTAAAGATTTAGCTAAGGCTGTAAGGCATGTCCTGAAAAATGCTGTAGAACAGATTTCCAGAACACATCCGGCAATTATAAGTGGTGAAGTCAGAGATTTCCTGAAAATTCATAGTTCAAAGAAAACTCATAGCCCGTCCGGTGTCCCCATCATCATTGTAAAAACCGGAGCGAGAAAGACCTATTATACAGAAGAACAGGAGATCTTTAATTGA
- the dcp gene encoding peptidyl-dipeptidase Dcp → MNKIFVMPLVAIIAVTASCGNNNDKSGNKKSSNPFAEASKLAYQTPAFDQISDDDFKPALEEGMKIQLEEIQKIADNTEAPTFENTMVALEKSGQMLTRARNVFDALTSANTNPKLQKVQEEIAPKQAAHRDAIYLNSKLFKRIQVIYNNSEQLKLDPESKRLVEYYEQQFELAGAKLSDAAQSQLKKLNEEEASLSARFSNQLLAANKAGALIISNKDELAGLSQGELAAAAQAAKSNKQEGKWLIPLQNTTQQPLLQSLTNRTTREKLFKAAWNRAEKQDTNDTRSTIIRIAKIRAEKARLMGFPDYATWKLQDQMAKTPAAVDAFFAQLVPAATAKAKMEAADIQAQADLEKSGFKIQPWDWDYYADKVRKQKYDLDESQVKPYFELNKVLEKGVFYAANLLYGITFTERHDLPVYQKDVRVFEVFDKDKSTIGLFYCDYFKRDNKSGGAWMSNFVGQSELMGTKPVIYNVCNFTKPAKGQPALISFSDVVTMFHEFGHGLHGLFASQKYPALSGANVARDFVEFPSQFNEHWALSPQVFKNYAVHYKTGQPIPQVLVEKIKKAATFNQGYNLTEILSAASLDMAWHKLKLGDPVQSTDNFEQSSLHRLNLDLQEVPPRYRTSYFSHIWGGEYGAGYYAYLWTEMLDDDAYSWFEENGGLTRTNGQRFRDMILSKGNTEDYGKMFRDFRGHDPKIGPMEKNRGLITK, encoded by the coding sequence ATGAATAAAATATTTGTCATGCCCCTTGTAGCCATTATTGCCGTTACGGCATCCTGCGGAAACAATAACGATAAATCCGGAAACAAAAAATCTTCCAATCCTTTTGCTGAAGCCAGTAAACTTGCTTATCAGACTCCTGCATTTGATCAGATCAGCGATGACGACTTTAAGCCTGCGCTTGAAGAAGGGATGAAAATTCAACTGGAAGAAATACAGAAAATAGCAGATAATACAGAGGCTCCCACTTTTGAAAACACAATGGTTGCTCTGGAAAAAAGCGGGCAAATGCTAACCCGCGCAAGAAATGTTTTCGATGCACTGACAAGCGCAAATACAAATCCCAAACTGCAAAAAGTTCAGGAAGAAATTGCACCAAAACAAGCAGCACATAGGGACGCTATCTATCTGAATTCAAAACTCTTTAAACGGATACAGGTGATTTATAATAATAGTGAACAGTTGAAACTGGATCCTGAATCCAAACGTCTGGTTGAGTACTACGAGCAGCAGTTTGAACTGGCTGGTGCTAAATTATCAGACGCGGCTCAAAGCCAGTTGAAAAAACTGAACGAAGAAGAAGCATCTTTAAGCGCCAGGTTTTCTAATCAGTTACTGGCCGCAAACAAAGCAGGTGCATTGATAATTTCCAATAAAGATGAACTTGCCGGTCTTTCACAGGGAGAACTTGCTGCTGCTGCACAGGCCGCAAAATCAAATAAACAGGAAGGTAAATGGCTGATCCCGTTGCAAAACACCACTCAGCAACCTCTTTTACAATCCTTAACAAATCGTACAACAAGGGAGAAATTATTTAAGGCTGCGTGGAACCGTGCCGAGAAACAGGATACTAATGATACCCGAAGTACCATTATACGCATTGCAAAAATCCGTGCAGAAAAAGCCAGACTGATGGGTTTTCCGGATTATGCTACCTGGAAACTACAGGATCAGATGGCAAAAACTCCGGCAGCTGTAGATGCCTTTTTTGCCCAGCTGGTTCCTGCTGCAACTGCAAAAGCCAAAATGGAAGCTGCCGATATACAAGCACAGGCTGACCTTGAAAAAAGCGGATTTAAAATACAGCCATGGGATTGGGATTATTATGCAGACAAAGTAAGAAAACAAAAATATGATCTGGACGAGAGCCAGGTGAAACCTTATTTCGAATTGAATAAGGTATTGGAAAAAGGTGTTTTTTATGCCGCAAATTTACTTTACGGAATAACTTTCACTGAACGTCATGATCTCCCAGTTTACCAGAAAGACGTAAGAGTCTTCGAGGTATTTGACAAAGATAAATCTACTATTGGTTTGTTCTACTGCGATTATTTTAAACGTGATAACAAATCCGGTGGTGCATGGATGTCTAATTTTGTTGGTCAGTCTGAATTAATGGGCACCAAACCAGTGATCTATAATGTCTGCAATTTCACTAAACCAGCTAAAGGACAACCAGCTTTAATCAGCTTTAGCGATGTAGTAACCATGTTTCATGAATTTGGGCATGGACTGCATGGTTTATTTGCCAGCCAGAAATATCCTGCCTTGTCGGGTGCAAATGTAGCAAGAGACTTTGTGGAGTTTCCATCTCAATTCAACGAGCACTGGGCATTGAGTCCGCAGGTATTTAAGAACTATGCCGTTCATTACAAAACAGGACAACCGATACCGCAGGTTTTGGTTGAAAAAATAAAAAAAGCAGCCACTTTTAATCAGGGATATAACCTCACTGAGATCTTATCAGCTGCCTCTCTGGATATGGCATGGCATAAACTCAAGCTTGGAGATCCCGTACAAAGCACTGATAATTTTGAACAATCCTCTTTGCACAGACTAAATCTGGATCTTCAGGAGGTTCCACCACGTTACCGTACCTCATATTTCTCTCATATCTGGGGAGGAGAATATGGTGCTGGTTATTACGCTTATCTCTGGACAGAAATGCTGGATGATGACGCTTATTCCTGGTTTGAAGAAAATGGCGGTTTAACCAGAACAAATGGTCAGCGTTTTCGTGATATGATCCTATCTAAAGGAAATACTGAGGATTATGGAAAGATGTTCCGTGATTTCAGAGGTCATGATCCTAAGATCGGGCCAATGGAAAAAAATCGCGGTCTGATTACCAAATAG
- a CDS encoding response regulator — translation MKKVIVQDTDFDLLETLTFLLEDASFEVLPVLHYKDVASKISTFNPQLVLLDFRLSGTECTCLCASIKKEFPHLPVLALSCNHNIEKEYALAGFDDYVCKPFDIDHLLTILKKY, via the coding sequence ATGAAAAAAGTAATTGTACAGGATACTGACTTTGACTTGCTCGAAACACTGACTTTTCTTTTAGAAGATGCCAGTTTTGAAGTGCTTCCCGTACTTCACTATAAGGATGTGGCCTCAAAGATCAGCACCTTTAACCCACAACTTGTTTTACTTGACTTCAGACTCTCAGGAACAGAATGTACCTGTTTATGTGCTTCTATAAAAAAGGAATTCCCACACCTTCCTGTATTGGCCCTCAGTTGCAACCATAATATTGAAAAAGAGTATGCACTTGCTGGTTTTGATGATTATGTCTGTAAACCTTTTGATATAGATCATTTACTGACCATACTTAAGAAGTACTAA